CAGCAGGACTGTCACGCCCTTCGCCCGGTGCAAGGTGCCGATGATCGGGATCATCGCCTCCGCGAGTGCTTCCTGAGCATTCCAATGGGCGAGTTCTGGCGAGTTCAAATCAAGCGTCCTGTGGGTCGTGCGGGCTGGCCCCTCGGATGAGTTGCGCTTCGATGTTAACGACCGCCAGAACTCACAATGCGTCGTGGTTGTGCCGTGAGGCCAGTAGTGGCCCAGGTCACAGCTGATTTCTAGGCGGAGTCCACGGGAATGTCGAGCTCGGTGAGCCGGCTGGGGGCGGCTTGCCGCCAGGAATCGGCCAGGATGTCGCGCAACTCCTGCTCGTCTTCGAGCGCGGCCAACCGGACACGTACCCACGCCGACGCGGCCTCGTGCTGAGGCACCCAGAACTTGTCCGGTTCGGCGGCGATCAGCTCCTGGCGGTCGAGCCTCGGGCAGCGCACCGCGAAGGATGTCTGATCGTCCGGCACGGTGACGAACATCTTGCCCGCCACATCGAAGGTGGGATGGTGCCAGCGTTCCTTCTCCCGGGTTTCGGGGAAAGACAGCGCGATGCGGCGCACGTCGTCGTCATCGAGCTCGGTGCGCACCTTCCTACTCACCGGGCAGCCTCTCGAGCCAGTCCGAGTTTCCGTCGAGGGGATCGCCGTCGAGGACCACCAGCGGCACACCGGGCTCGGGGAAGCTGCGCAGCAGCGGGAGGTTGCCGGCCGCGATGGTGCGGGCGTCGTACGGGACCGGAAGCCCCAACTTGACCATGTCCTGGGCCGACGGCGGCGCGCCGGCCCGGTCGGCCAGACCGGCGAGTTGGTCGTTGCTCAGATCCGTCGGGCCTTCTTCTTGCGGTTGCGGCGGAGAAGATCTGCTCGATGAACCGCCAGGTGACATCGCTCGATCGGGAATGGTCGGCCACGATGAAGGCGGCGTAGATCGCACGGGTGTCGTAAGTGCCACTGGCCGAGTACTTTTCGAGGAAGTTCACGAAGCGCAGATTGATGTGGAGCCCGCCCGCCTCGATCCGGCGGCCGATCTCGGCGCCCTGCTCGCGGATCATCTTCCCGCTGTAGGGGCACAGCGGATCGAGATAGAGGTCGATCTGGCCCGGCGCGCCAGGGTCGCCGATGGAGAGGACATCGCCGGCCGGTGACGCCTCGGCCGCGTACGCGCGGCCGACGCCGGGGCCCCACAGCAGAACCGCTGCCAACAGGCCCAGCACCACCGCGAGGGCGAACGAGGTACTTGTCGACCGGTGTGCGGCCCGGGTTCGTGCGTGGCTCACAGTCATGGTCTCCATCATGTCTGAGTGGGTCAGCGCGACGGCGCGAGCCCAGTGAGCATGAGATGCATGACCTCGCGCGCGACTTCGTCGTGCGTCTTGCCGGAGTTGATGACGTTGTGCAGCACCGCGGTCATCATGATGGCGCCGAAGACGGTGATCGCGGCACTCTGCGGGTCGGCGAGACTTCTCAGTGAGCCGTCCTCGGATCCGGCCCGGAGAACTCGGGCGATGGGATCGTAGAACGCCTCTTGCACGGCCGATGCGAGTTCGGGCAGACGGATCGCGCGACCCAGGTCGCCGACGAGCGCCTGGGCGGTGGCCGGCCGGTTCATGGTGTGGGCAACCTGGGCCTGGACCACGGCGGCCAGTCGATCTCGGCCCGGGCCGGGCGCATCGGCAGCCGCGGCGACGTCACGGGCGAGCGCGTCGAGGGCATCCCGGAAGAGGAAGGCGAGGATGTCGTCTTTGCCCTTGAAGTAGTAGTACAGCGTCGCTTTCGGGACGCCCGAAGCCGTGGCGATGTCCTCGATCTTGGTCTTCTCCAGACCACGGGCGGCGATCAGGTCGGTCGCGGCATACAGCTTTTCGGCAACGGCAGGGGGCACGGTCCGTCCGCTCGGTTCACCCACGAGCGCAGTCTAGAGCGCTTGCGCCGTGTTTGTACTTTGAGTACAAACTATGAGTTCAACGATCGATGGCCGATCACGTTCAGGGAGAGCCATGCCAGCAGCGCGCACAGTCGATGTCCTCGTCGTCG
The genomic region above belongs to Mycolicibacterium sp. HK-90 and contains:
- a CDS encoding MmcQ/YjbR family DNA-binding protein, with protein sequence MSRKVRTELDDDDVRRIALSFPETREKERWHHPTFDVAGKMFVTVPDDQTSFAVRCPRLDRQELIAAEPDKFWVPQHEAASAWVRVRLAALEDEQELRDILADSWRQAAPSRLTELDIPVDSA
- a CDS encoding TetR/AcrR family transcriptional regulator, producing MGEPSGRTVPPAVAEKLYAATDLIAARGLEKTKIEDIATASGVPKATLYYYFKGKDDILAFLFRDALDALARDVAAAADAPGPGRDRLAAVVQAQVAHTMNRPATAQALVGDLGRAIRLPELASAVQEAFYDPIARVLRAGSEDGSLRSLADPQSAAITVFGAIMMTAVLHNVINSGKTHDEVAREVMHLMLTGLAPSR